In Excalfactoria chinensis isolate bCotChi1 chromosome 3, bCotChi1.hap2, whole genome shotgun sequence, one DNA window encodes the following:
- the LOC140250601 gene encoding serine/arginine-rich splicing factor 7-like isoform X2, with the protein MSRYGRYETKVYVGNLGTGAGKGELERAFSYYGPLRTVWIARNPPGFAFVEFEDPRDAEDAVLGLDGKIICGSRVRVEVSTGMPRRSRYDRPPARRPFDPNDRCYECGEKGHYAYDCHRYSRRRRSRSRSRSRSRSRGRRYSRSRSRSRGRRSRSASYRRSRSISPRRYRSFSPRRSRSGSLRRSRSRSRSRSRSRSVVWPRSSRSKSRSPSPKRSHSPSGSP; encoded by the exons ATGTCGCGCTACGGGCGTTACG AGACCAAGGTGTACGTGGGGAACCTGGGCACGGGCGCGGGCAAAGGCGAGCTGGAGAGAGCCTTCAGCTACTACGGGCCGCTGAGAACCGTGTGGATCGCCAGGAACCCGCCGGGGTTCGCCTTCGTGGAGTTTGAAGATCCGAGGGATGCTGAAGATGCTGTGCTGGGCCTCGATGGGAA GATAATCTGTGGCTCCAGGGTGCGAGTGGAAGTGTCGACGGGCATGCCCCGGCGCTCCCGTTACGACAGGCCTCCTGCACGGCGCCCCTTTGACCCCAACGACAGATGCTATGAGTGTGGTGAGAAAGGCCACTATGCTTACGACTGCCATCGCTACAGCCGCCGGAGGAGGAGCAG GTCCCGGTCTCGATCCCGCTCCAGGTCCCGAGGGAGGAGATATTCTCGCTCACGCAGTCGAAGTCGTGGTAGGAG gtCAAGGTCTGCTTCCTACCGCAGGTCCAGGTCAATCTCTCCTCGTAGGTATAGATCATTTTCACCTCGCAGATCACGGTCTGGCTCCTTAAGGAGATCAAG ATCTAGGTCCAGATCACGCTCAAGATCTCGATCCGTTGTATGGCCTCGAAGCAG tcGCTCAAAGTCCAGATCACCATCTCCAAAGAGAAG tcaTTCACCATCAGGAAGCCCTTGA
- the LOC140250601 gene encoding serine/arginine-rich splicing factor 7-like isoform X1, which yields MSRYGRYETKVYVGNLGTGAGKGELERAFSYYGPLRTVWIARNPPGFAFVEFEDPRDAEDAVLGLDGKIICGSRVRVEVSTGMPRRSRYDRPPARRPFDPNDRCYECGEKGHYAYDCHRYSRRRRSRSRSRSRSRSRGRRYSRSRSRSRGRRSRSASYRRSRSISPRRYRSFSPRRSRSGSLRRSRSRSRSRSRSRSVVWPRSRSGSHGRSKSGLPAKSRSKSRSPSPKRSHSPSGSP from the exons ATGTCGCGCTACGGGCGTTACG AGACCAAGGTGTACGTGGGGAACCTGGGCACGGGCGCGGGCAAAGGCGAGCTGGAGAGAGCCTTCAGCTACTACGGGCCGCTGAGAACCGTGTGGATCGCCAGGAACCCGCCGGGGTTCGCCTTCGTGGAGTTTGAAGATCCGAGGGATGCTGAAGATGCTGTGCTGGGCCTCGATGGGAA GATAATCTGTGGCTCCAGGGTGCGAGTGGAAGTGTCGACGGGCATGCCCCGGCGCTCCCGTTACGACAGGCCTCCTGCACGGCGCCCCTTTGACCCCAACGACAGATGCTATGAGTGTGGTGAGAAAGGCCACTATGCTTACGACTGCCATCGCTACAGCCGCCGGAGGAGGAGCAG GTCCCGGTCTCGATCCCGCTCCAGGTCCCGAGGGAGGAGATATTCTCGCTCACGCAGTCGAAGTCGTGGTAGGAG gtCAAGGTCTGCTTCCTACCGCAGGTCCAGGTCAATCTCTCCTCGTAGGTATAGATCATTTTCACCTCGCAGATCACGGTCTGGCTCCTTAAGGAGATCAAG ATCTAGGTCCAGATCACGCTCAAGATCTCGATCCGTTGTATGGCCTCGAAGCAG GTCTGGGTCCCATGGTAGATCTAAATCTGGCTTACCTGCTAAAAG tcGCTCAAAGTCCAGATCACCATCTCCAAAGAGAAG tcaTTCACCATCAGGAAGCCCTTGA
- the GEMIN6 gene encoding gem-associated protein 6: protein MNDWQNKSPLDWETYVNKRVKVAADEKNEYEGWVLTVDPVSASVVLANFVENEAVSVLVVLGHAVQEVSIMQDADDETKARLSRVFEPEESKAYSPEELNKRKNDLKEWLETNHIPVTEQGESGSTLCVAGVLTIEPPYSPEECSSSNQIILSRVQGLVQSYLEKQQ, encoded by the exons ATGAATGACTGGCAAAATAAAAGCCCTCTGGACTGGGAGACCTATGTGAACAAAAGGGTGAAAGTTGCAGCGGATGAGAAAAATGAATACGAAGGATGGGTCCTAACAGTTGATCCAGTTTCTGCCAG TGTCGTCCTTGCAAACTTTGTGGAGAACGAAGCGGTGTCCGTTTTGGTTGTGCTCGGCCATGCCGTCCAGGAGGTCAGCATCATGCAAGACGCAGACGATGAAACGAAGGCACGGCTTTCCCGCGTATTTGAGCctgaggaaagcaaagcttACAGCCCAGAGGAGCTCAACAAGAGGAAGAACGACTTGAAGGAGTGGCTGGAAACAAACCACATTCCTGTAACAGAGCAAGGCGAATCGGGAAGCACGCTGTGCGTGGCCGGGGTGCTAACCATCGAGCCGCCATACAGCCCAGAGGAGTGCAGCAGCTCCAACCAGATCATCCTGTCTCGGGTTCAGGGCTTGGTCCAGAGCTAcctggagaagcagcagtga